The following proteins are co-located in the Brevibacillus laterosporus DSM 25 genome:
- a CDS encoding cytochrome P450: MTLTLPPGPNKPLYNVFRTLSNILDFVKENADEYGDVVYYPLLNERIYQLNKPELIEEAFIKKQSSFIKNERLQAKLIKNILGEGLFTANGEHWLRNRRMMAPEFHQKRIESYGKTIIEVTTRYIENWKEGEKREIKIDMLNLALDVVMRTLFGHNNTIDEGKLIKALQTILGYYSKAVMFPIPLPGYSNYKRCAKEMDDMILQLISARRSSGIYGDDLLGMLLCVRDENGEGLDDRQIRDEVMTLIIAGHETTSAALAFAFYLLSENPDATDKMVAEIREVLHGRLPDIQDIPKLKYTGMVVNETLRLLSPAYILLRQAAEDIEIGEYMIPKNSIVLVSQYVMHRDSRYFEDPLAFRPERWADGLEKKLPMFVYFPFGGGPRMCIGQRFAMAEAVLILATILQRYELSVVNQEKLDINTSITLSPKALQMVVNKRM, encoded by the coding sequence ATGACTCTTACACTTCCACCTGGGCCAAACAAACCTCTTTACAATGTGTTCCGTACCCTGAGTAATATCCTAGATTTCGTCAAGGAAAACGCAGACGAGTATGGAGACGTCGTGTACTATCCGTTGCTCAACGAACGTATTTATCAGTTGAACAAGCCGGAGCTCATAGAAGAAGCTTTTATCAAAAAACAGTCAAGTTTTATAAAAAATGAACGACTACAAGCAAAACTTATCAAGAATATATTGGGTGAGGGTTTGTTCACTGCTAACGGAGAGCACTGGTTGCGGAACCGTCGGATGATGGCCCCGGAATTCCACCAGAAGCGGATTGAAAGTTACGGAAAAACCATCATTGAAGTAACTACTCGTTACATCGAGAACTGGAAAGAAGGTGAAAAACGTGAAATTAAAATCGACATGCTCAATTTGGCACTCGACGTCGTAATGAGGACTCTGTTTGGACATAACAATACAATTGACGAAGGCAAACTTATTAAGGCTTTACAGACGATTCTAGGGTATTACTCTAAAGCAGTCATGTTCCCTATACCACTTCCAGGCTATAGTAACTATAAGCGCTGTGCTAAAGAGATGGATGACATGATTTTGCAGTTAATTTCTGCACGAAGATCATCAGGCATTTATGGAGATGACTTGTTAGGTATGCTTCTTTGTGTGCGTGATGAAAATGGAGAAGGACTTGATGATCGTCAAATTCGCGATGAAGTGATGACCTTGATCATTGCAGGTCATGAGACAACGAGTGCAGCGCTGGCGTTTGCTTTTTATCTTCTGTCTGAAAATCCTGATGCAACAGACAAAATGGTAGCTGAAATCCGTGAAGTGCTTCATGGTCGTTTGCCAGACATCCAGGATATACCGAAACTAAAGTATACGGGTATGGTGGTAAATGAGACCTTACGCCTTCTTTCTCCGGCTTATATATTGCTTCGTCAGGCTGCTGAAGACATTGAAATTGGCGAATATATGATTCCGAAGAATTCGATTGTGTTAGTTAGTCAGTATGTAATGCATCGTGATTCCCGTTATTTTGAAGATCCATTGGCATTTCGACCAGAGCGTTGGGCAGATGGTCTTGAGAAAAAATTACCGATGTTTGTTTACTTTCCATTTGGTGGTGGACCACGCATGTGTATTGGTCAGAGATTCGCGATGGCGGAGGCCGTGTTGATTTTAGCGACCATTTTACAACGCTACGAGCTATCAGTGGTTAATCAAGAAAAGTTAGATATAAACACTTCGATAACCTTGTCCCCAAAAGCCTTACAGATGGTT
- a CDS encoding AMP-binding protein, which yields MNIFEIVKPHIQNRPNAIAIQDMPERETRQLTFADLDKRSAQVAGIFKKQGLKAGDTVLLFYPMSIELYITLVAVFRLGLIAMFLDPSAGKNHIERCCTLNPPKALIASPKAQLLRLLSPAIRKIPHKFVIGKKLPGAISLTTQTNATPYSDYHTCYHDTPALITFTSGSTGEPKATVRTHGFLVAQYEVLRHSLDMQSGAIDMTTLPIFALCNLGAGMMSIIPNGDLRRPGAIEPGPVIAQIEKYHAQRIVASPAFFEQLLGYCEKHGIVLPELTYIFSGGGPVFPRLMSRLQRIAPNARIMAVYGSTEAEPIAEVGWNEIHTSDLTSIKSGKGLLVGTPVPEIQVRIIRQQWGKPMGSFSSAEFENICLTHEEAGEIVVTGPHVLSGYLHGRGDDETKFRVDGAVWHRTGDAGYFDQLGRLWLLGRVAARIRDERGVLYPFAVESVLSFDESIGRTALTQYRGRRVLIVERSSKRYMTAELAKLLEWAQIDSIIYMNQIPVDKRHNAKIDYSLLNKALEQGKFEQQTISV from the coding sequence ATGAATATCTTTGAAATTGTGAAACCCCATATTCAAAATCGCCCAAATGCGATCGCGATACAGGATATGCCAGAAAGAGAGACCCGTCAACTAACTTTTGCCGACCTGGACAAACGCTCTGCTCAAGTGGCAGGTATTTTTAAAAAACAGGGGTTGAAGGCGGGTGATACGGTTCTACTCTTTTATCCAATGTCGATTGAGTTGTATATAACCTTGGTAGCGGTTTTTAGGCTTGGGTTGATTGCGATGTTCCTTGATCCATCTGCTGGTAAAAATCATATCGAACGATGCTGTACACTGAACCCACCTAAAGCACTGATCGCAAGTCCAAAAGCCCAACTGTTGAGGCTATTATCTCCAGCTATTCGGAAGATTCCACATAAATTTGTAATTGGAAAGAAATTGCCTGGAGCCATTTCTTTGACCACACAAACCAATGCAACACCGTACAGTGATTATCATACATGTTATCATGATACGCCCGCTCTCATCACCTTTACCAGCGGTAGCACCGGAGAGCCAAAGGCTACAGTGCGAACCCATGGGTTTTTAGTTGCGCAATACGAAGTACTTCGGCACAGTCTCGATATGCAATCTGGTGCAATCGATATGACAACGCTACCTATTTTTGCCCTGTGTAATCTCGGTGCTGGAATGATGAGTATTATTCCAAATGGGGATCTACGCCGACCGGGAGCAATTGAACCTGGTCCCGTCATCGCTCAGATCGAGAAATACCATGCCCAGAGAATTGTAGCCTCACCTGCGTTTTTTGAACAGCTGTTGGGGTATTGTGAAAAACATGGCATCGTTCTACCTGAGCTTACATATATCTTCAGTGGTGGTGGACCAGTATTCCCACGGCTCATGTCACGTTTACAAAGGATTGCGCCTAATGCTCGCATAATGGCTGTATATGGCTCAACCGAAGCCGAACCCATTGCAGAAGTAGGTTGGAACGAGATCCATACTTCTGACCTTACATCAATCAAATCAGGAAAAGGTCTTTTAGTAGGAACCCCTGTTCCAGAAATTCAAGTGCGTATTATTCGTCAGCAGTGGGGTAAGCCGATGGGATCTTTTTCTAGCGCCGAATTTGAAAATATCTGCCTGACTCATGAGGAGGCTGGCGAAATTGTTGTTACAGGACCACATGTACTTTCCGGGTATTTGCACGGAAGAGGAGATGATGAGACGAAATTTCGAGTAGATGGTGCAGTCTGGCATCGAACGGGGGATGCTGGGTATTTCGACCAATTGGGAAGACTTTGGCTTTTGGGACGAGTTGCTGCACGTATTCGAGATGAAAGAGGGGTTTTGTACCCGTTTGCTGTGGAAAGTGTCCTGTCGTTTGACGAATCGATTGGGCGTACTGCATTAACCCAATATCGCGGTCGTCGTGTATTAATTGTTGAAAGGAGTAGCAAGAGGTACATGACCGCTGAATTGGCTAAATTGCTAGAATGGGCACAGATCGACTCCATTATCTATATGAATCAGATTCCGGTAGATAAGAGGCACAATGCAAAAATCGATTATAGTCTTTTGAACAAGGCATTGGAACAAGGAAAATTTGAGCAACAAACGATTTCCGTTTGA
- a CDS encoding GNAT family N-acetyltransferase yields MFKAVRVTSIEMKEEFCSLAGPSANRIDTLNESNADAHWMILDNEGVAARCSLWWSHVPPYQDHQVGVIGHYAARNSAAAVELLQLSSRELEKKGCTIAIGPMDGSTWKMHRLVTKTKGDLPFFLEPNTPVEWADHFTQDGFDPLAHYISRIVDLDHRDLGEEALELEKKRYKQLTQHMSGLGISVRQLDLTRMDEELKRIYELSTRAFQQNFLYTEISEDEFLKQYKRIVPYIQPELVLLAEHGDRLVGFMFTLPDVMQSQLGRTINQVILKTLAVDPKYQGYKIGSFLVKAVYDLAQKLGYKRAINALMIEKNRSTRFNSNEGYILRDYTLFAKKLEREA; encoded by the coding sequence ATGTTTAAAGCAGTGCGGGTTACAAGTATCGAGATGAAGGAAGAGTTCTGCTCATTAGCTGGCCCTTCTGCAAATCGGATCGATACTTTGAATGAATCGAATGCTGATGCTCACTGGATGATACTAGACAATGAAGGCGTAGCTGCACGTTGTTCCCTATGGTGGTCACACGTACCACCATATCAAGATCATCAAGTAGGTGTGATAGGACACTATGCAGCTCGAAATAGTGCTGCAGCTGTTGAATTACTTCAATTGTCTTCTAGAGAATTAGAAAAAAAGGGGTGTACGATCGCTATTGGTCCAATGGATGGAAGTACTTGGAAAATGCACCGGTTGGTTACGAAAACAAAAGGAGATCTTCCATTCTTCCTTGAGCCGAATACACCAGTGGAATGGGCAGATCATTTTACACAAGATGGCTTTGATCCGCTAGCTCACTACATTTCTCGTATCGTTGATCTCGATCATAGAGATTTGGGGGAAGAGGCGCTGGAGCTTGAGAAAAAACGGTACAAGCAACTGACACAGCATATGAGTGGACTTGGTATTAGTGTCCGTCAGTTGGATTTGACCCGAATGGACGAGGAGTTAAAACGAATCTATGAACTTTCGACACGAGCTTTCCAGCAAAATTTTTTGTACACCGAGATCAGTGAAGATGAGTTCTTAAAACAATACAAAAGGATTGTTCCTTATATTCAACCGGAACTTGTTTTGTTGGCCGAACATGGCGATCGACTGGTTGGCTTTATGTTCACCTTACCAGATGTGATGCAATCCCAATTGGGCAGAACAATCAATCAAGTAATTCTGAAGACGTTGGCCGTTGATCCAAAATATCAAGGGTATAAAATAGGTTCCTTCCTCGTAAAGGCAGTCTACGATTTAGCTCAGAAGCTAGGTTACAAACGTGCCATAAATGCGCTAATGATCGAAAAAAACCGATCAACTAGGTTCAACTCGAATGAAGGATACATCCTTCGCGATTATACCCTATTTGCTAAGAAATTGGAGAGGGAAGCATGA
- a CDS encoding diacylglycerol/polyprenol kinase family protein, whose product MSGVIPLHPWFGIVLLLAAIALLIAGLRFYQVRFQPDPEWVRKLFHMSCGTFALIAPWLFGQDWPVLVVLGLVAIVLLLFRVTRLKDGPGKILSDVSRYSFGEMYFVMSIAILLLFTEPEERVLYSISLIILTLADAIAALVGVRYGQVRYVVPEGVKSIEGSFAFFLVAFLSTHIILFLFFPMDGTANLMISITVSLLATLVESVSWGGKDNLVVPIVSFMMLKFLIAKDNAHLLLALSLALLLFILLEACRRTKVVCPQAVLGISLISYVSWAIGGADFLLVLLLHSLSSPIILKSSNELFSSKKIGLFIATYTMSFVWLFLYQQTQSEVFFFAFLIGLLVQSVCFSLTEIFQSSQKKYLLIYLLLNILKNWGLTLAALVLRSGLSSEVVIHSIWAAVSMLMATGIYYLFVFKRSKAEVLIQPICATVGSVIGILFF is encoded by the coding sequence ATGAGTGGTGTTATTCCCTTACATCCTTGGTTTGGTATTGTGCTGCTGCTTGCTGCCATAGCCTTGCTGATTGCTGGCCTGCGTTTTTACCAAGTCAGATTTCAACCTGATCCAGAATGGGTCCGGAAGCTTTTTCATATGAGTTGCGGTACATTCGCATTAATTGCTCCGTGGCTTTTTGGTCAAGACTGGCCGGTGTTGGTTGTGTTAGGGCTAGTCGCAATTGTCCTACTTCTTTTCCGAGTTACTCGACTAAAGGATGGACCAGGAAAAATTTTATCCGATGTTTCGCGTTATTCATTTGGCGAGATGTATTTCGTTATGAGTATTGCCATTCTTCTCCTTTTTACAGAACCGGAAGAAAGGGTGCTGTACAGCATTTCTCTCATCATTCTCACATTAGCTGATGCGATCGCCGCTCTTGTCGGCGTTCGTTATGGTCAGGTGAGGTACGTGGTTCCCGAGGGAGTGAAAAGTATAGAAGGATCCTTTGCCTTCTTTTTAGTTGCCTTTTTGTCGACTCACATCATCTTATTTCTGTTTTTTCCGATGGACGGAACGGCCAATTTAATGATCTCCATTACAGTGTCGCTATTAGCCACCCTAGTTGAGTCTGTTTCTTGGGGTGGGAAGGATAATTTGGTGGTACCGATCGTCAGCTTCATGATGCTCAAGTTTCTCATTGCTAAAGACAATGCCCACTTACTGTTGGCGCTTTCCTTAGCTCTCTTACTGTTTATCTTACTAGAAGCATGCAGAAGAACTAAGGTGGTGTGTCCACAGGCAGTGCTGGGAATATCATTGATTTCGTATGTCAGCTGGGCTATTGGGGGAGCAGACTTTCTATTGGTCTTGCTATTACATTCTTTGTCATCGCCCATTATTTTGAAAAGTTCAAATGAACTGTTTTCTAGCAAAAAAATAGGATTATTCATCGCTACGTATACGATGAGCTTCGTATGGCTATTTTTGTATCAGCAGACTCAGAGTGAAGTTTTCTTCTTCGCCTTCTTGATCGGTCTGTTGGTTCAATCTGTATGTTTTAGTCTCACGGAAATCTTTCAGTCGTCTCAGAAAAAATATCTGTTAATTTACCTCCTTTTAAACATTCTGAAGAATTGGGGGCTGACATTGGCTGCCTTGGTGCTTCGTTCAGGTCTGTCCAGCGAAGTGGTTATCCATTCGATCTGGGCAGCTGTGAGTATGCTCATGGCTACTGGTATTTATTATCTCTTTGTTTTTAAAAGATCAAAGGCAGAGGTGTTAATTCAACCAATCTGTGCAACGGTTGGCTCTGTTATTGGAATTCTGTTTTTTTAA